Proteins encoded in a region of the Pseudothermotoga elfii DSM 9442 = NBRC 107921 genome:
- the rplI gene encoding 50S ribosomal protein L9, with protein MKVVLLKDIPGIGKTGDMKEVKDGYARNFLIPRGLAKMATEGEIKRIRNEKILKEHKEDLTKKKSEEILKTLQKQIHKVPAKVGGGGKLFGALTSTNLSEILSKNSGVEIDKKWINIDKPLKETGLYDIEMRLPGGVRGTIKVEIVGEEKG; from the coding sequence TTGAAAGTAGTACTTCTAAAAGATATACCTGGTATTGGAAAAACTGGTGATATGAAAGAGGTTAAAGATGGCTATGCAAGAAATTTTTTAATACCTCGTGGATTGGCAAAAATGGCAACCGAAGGAGAAATTAAAAGGATCAGGAACGAAAAAATTCTAAAGGAACACAAAGAAGATCTGACAAAAAAGAAAAGCGAGGAGATATTGAAAACCCTTCAAAAACAGATTCACAAAGTTCCGGCAAAAGTTGGAGGTGGCGGAAAATTATTTGGTGCGTTGACTTCTACAAATTTATCAGAGATCCTTTCAAAAAACTCAGGTGTTGAAATTGACAAAAAGTGGATAAACATTGATAAGCCACTCAAAGAAACGGGGCTTTACGATATCGAGATGAGGCTTCCTGGCGGAGTCAGAGGAACTATAAAAGTTGAAATCGTCGGAGAGGAGAAAGGGTGA
- a CDS encoding ABC transporter substrate-binding protein, giving the protein MKKFLVISLLVLTVLSFAKVKIQFWHAMGGWRIEVIQNMVNDFMKLNPDIEVEVQYVGSYEEILAKTVAAVQAGTPPHVVQLNEISTQKMIDSGVVVPVQDMIDKDPTFDVGLFLPQVLNYYRVSGKLYSMPWNSSTPLLYYNKTLFKEAGLDPDNPPRTYSELIEACRKLVKKDEKGNVIRSGITWPLYSWFFEEYMALQNKSLVDNDNGRTKKATKATFNNEAAMNFLNLWDKLTKEGLMINTKRADWTAARQLFISQTVGMLISSTSDVALLMNESAKQGFELGTAFLPLPDGAQRGGVIIGGGSLWIIKQKDQQEINAAWKLVKYLAEPGPQITWHQATGYFPIRVDAIQTLQVQGYYRDNPHHLTAILQLLTSVQNYNTNGAIIGAFPEVRDAIETAVEKMISGSITPKQALDEAEKNANKAIKEYF; this is encoded by the coding sequence ATGAAGAAATTTTTGGTGATATCTTTGTTAGTTTTAACAGTTTTGTCGTTCGCAAAAGTAAAGATTCAATTCTGGCATGCCATGGGTGGCTGGCGAATTGAAGTAATTCAAAACATGGTGAACGATTTCATGAAACTCAATCCTGATATCGAGGTGGAAGTTCAGTATGTTGGAAGTTACGAAGAAATATTAGCAAAAACAGTTGCTGCTGTACAGGCAGGTACACCACCACACGTGGTTCAATTGAATGAAATAAGCACCCAAAAAATGATTGATAGCGGTGTCGTAGTTCCTGTTCAAGATATGATTGACAAAGATCCAACTTTCGATGTTGGTCTGTTTCTGCCACAGGTACTTAATTACTACCGGGTTAGCGGAAAGCTCTATTCAATGCCATGGAACAGTTCAACACCACTTTTGTATTATAATAAAACGCTTTTCAAAGAAGCTGGACTTGATCCAGATAATCCCCCGAGAACTTACAGTGAGTTGATAGAGGCATGCAGAAAGCTTGTTAAAAAAGATGAAAAAGGAAATGTTATCAGAAGTGGTATAACCTGGCCACTTTATTCCTGGTTCTTTGAAGAGTATATGGCTCTGCAAAACAAATCACTTGTCGATAACGACAATGGAAGAACGAAAAAAGCAACCAAAGCTACTTTTAACAATGAAGCGGCCATGAATTTTCTCAACCTGTGGGATAAATTAACAAAAGAAGGATTGATGATCAACACAAAACGCGCCGACTGGACAGCCGCAAGACAACTTTTCATATCACAAACGGTAGGAATGCTCATATCTTCAACATCAGATGTCGCACTGCTGATGAATGAATCTGCCAAACAGGGATTTGAACTCGGAACAGCATTTTTACCACTTCCAGATGGTGCGCAGCGTGGAGGAGTTATAATAGGTGGAGGAAGCCTGTGGATTATAAAACAAAAAGATCAGCAGGAAATCAATGCAGCTTGGAAATTGGTTAAATATTTAGCTGAACCAGGACCTCAAATAACGTGGCATCAGGCAACAGGTTATTTTCCAATAAGAGTGGATGCAATTCAAACATTGCAGGTTCAGGGGTATTACAGAGATAATCCACATCATCTGACGGCTATTCTTCAACTTCTAACGAGTGTACAGAATTACAACACAAATGGTGCAATAATTGGTGCTTTTCCTGAGGTTAGAGACGCTATTGAAACAGCTGTGGAAAAAATGATATCTGGCTCCATCACACCTAAGCAAGCTCTCGATGAAGCAGAAAAGAATGCAAACAAAGCTATAAAAGAATATTTTTGA
- a CDS encoding carbohydrate ABC transporter permease — protein sequence MRKSTRKTIKVVTTEIFLIIASIFMFAPVFLAIVMSIQPPEFVFSYPPKFLPQGFFTKNYLDAFKIVPFARMMLNSAIIAVLITFGKLISGTLSGYAYANFQFRGSRISFYILFATLFIPSEIVLIVPLFKIVSKFGWTNTYMAMTIPFMASATNTFLMQQHFKTIPREFEDAAKIDGAGSMQYFFRIVLPLSRPIIAGAAIINFTYAWNMYLWPLIVAMEDKMKTVQVAINMIINAESSNNWGIIMAGTVIALAPTLLLFFTLQDLFVKSLVSTGIKG from the coding sequence ATGAGAAAATCAACCAGAAAAACTATAAAAGTTGTGACAACTGAGATATTTCTGATAATAGCAAGCATTTTTATGTTTGCACCTGTTTTTCTGGCAATTGTTATGAGCATTCAACCACCAGAATTTGTCTTTTCTTATCCTCCCAAATTTCTCCCACAAGGATTTTTCACCAAAAATTATCTCGATGCTTTCAAAATAGTTCCATTTGCAAGAATGATGCTGAATAGTGCAATAATAGCTGTTTTGATTACCTTTGGAAAATTGATCAGCGGTACACTTTCAGGTTATGCATACGCAAACTTTCAATTTAGGGGAAGCAGGATTTCTTTTTACATACTTTTTGCGACACTCTTTATACCTTCTGAAATAGTCTTGATAGTTCCCCTTTTTAAAATAGTCAGTAAATTCGGCTGGACAAACACATATATGGCCATGACAATACCATTTATGGCAAGTGCAACGAACACTTTCCTGATGCAACAGCATTTCAAAACTATTCCGAGAGAATTTGAAGATGCAGCAAAAATTGATGGAGCAGGTTCAATGCAGTATTTTTTCAGGATCGTACTTCCTCTTTCAAGACCTATTATAGCTGGAGCAGCGATAATAAATTTCACATACGCATGGAATATGTACCTTTGGCCATTGATAGTGGCGATGGAAGATAAAATGAAAACAGTTCAAGTTGCCATAAACATGATCATAAACGCGGAATCTTCCAACAACTGGGGAATAATAATGGCCGGGACAGTGATTGCTCTGGCACCGACACTTTTGCTGTTTTTCACACTTCAGGATTTGTTTGTAAAATCACTTGTAAGTACCGGAATAAAGGGATGA
- a CDS encoding YqeG family HAD IIIA-type phosphatase, producing the protein MGVFKLLKPDEFLESVDKIDIGKFILNGKDVFIFDFDNTLGLWRSSKIEERFRYVIDEINSKRGKILIASNGRPRKISLDGAHIIWRSRKPLTFKIKKFLLDNQIPVNRVVMIGDQIFTDILAGNLLGVYTVKVEPLSRHEFFFTRILRFFERIVLKIIRK; encoded by the coding sequence ATGGGCGTATTTAAATTACTGAAACCCGATGAATTTCTGGAAAGTGTTGATAAGATAGATATAGGAAAGTTTATTCTCAATGGCAAAGATGTGTTTATTTTCGATTTTGACAACACGCTTGGTTTATGGAGGTCTTCAAAAATAGAAGAGAGGTTTCGATATGTTATAGATGAAATAAACAGTAAGAGAGGAAAGATTCTGATAGCTTCAAACGGAAGACCGAGGAAGATTTCTCTCGATGGTGCCCATATCATATGGAGAAGCAGAAAACCATTAACTTTTAAAATAAAGAAATTTCTTTTAGACAATCAGATACCAGTTAATCGTGTTGTAATGATAGGTGACCAGATTTTCACAGATATTCTGGCGGGAAATTTACTTGGTGTGTATACAGTAAAAGTAGAACCTTTAAGCAGACATGAGTTTTTTTTCACCAGAATACTGAGATTTTTCGAGCGGATTGTGCTGAAAATAATTCGCAAGTGA
- a CDS encoding MBL fold metallo-hydrolase, whose translation MLQIYSKALYSTWVYYAPERILFDAGEGVSLTMSNKIYAIRYIFLTHGHIDHISGLWTIVNTRNNSMGDREKPLTVYYPKGNTAIEDWINFIKQANNDLRFEFNHIPVSAGEKVFLRQAGNFARYVVPFKVKHTSQDMSLGYSIIETRRRLKEEYRNLPEKEISELSKKLGSNNITEFYEKKILTISGDTFGIDPENARDSEILLHECTFLRSSDRKMNAHASLEEVLDIAKSAEVKKLILYHISSRYSGKIDRYLKNIKEANNFDIHYVDPEVVFTI comes from the coding sequence ATACTTCAGATATATTCCAAGGCTCTTTATTCTACATGGGTTTACTACGCACCAGAAAGAATTCTGTTTGATGCCGGTGAGGGAGTTTCTTTGACAATGTCCAACAAAATATATGCCATAAGATATATTTTTTTAACACATGGCCATATTGACCACATATCTGGATTGTGGACCATAGTGAACACAAGGAATAACTCTATGGGAGATAGAGAAAAGCCATTGACTGTCTACTACCCTAAAGGAAATACAGCTATCGAAGATTGGATAAATTTCATCAAACAAGCCAACAATGACCTGCGGTTTGAATTCAATCACATACCTGTTAGTGCAGGAGAAAAAGTGTTTCTTCGTCAGGCAGGAAACTTTGCAAGATATGTTGTGCCATTCAAAGTCAAGCACACTTCGCAGGATATGAGTCTGGGTTACAGTATAATAGAAACGCGCAGGAGATTAAAAGAAGAGTACCGCAACTTACCTGAAAAAGAGATATCGGAACTTTCAAAAAAGCTTGGTTCAAACAACATAACAGAGTTTTATGAGAAAAAAATCTTGACAATCTCTGGTGATACGTTCGGAATAGACCCCGAAAATGCAAGAGATAGTGAAATTCTTTTACACGAATGTACATTTCTTAGAAGCAGTGACAGGAAGATGAATGCTCATGCTTCCCTGGAAGAGGTTCTCGACATTGCGAAATCAGCGGAAGTCAAGAAGTTGATCCTTTACCACATATCTTCAAGATACAGCGGCAAAATAGATAGATATCTCAAAAATATTAAAGAAGCAAATAATTTTGATATACATTACGTTGATCCAGAAGTTGTTTTCACCATATAA
- a CDS encoding DUF917 domain-containing protein: MRILHKEDLEVIVNGAAFLGAGGGGPVGVGRYLIERIEKETGSIEIELITTDEMSDYEFAVMVAGIGSPKIIKEKGFGCEALYAYEFIRKICAISGMKVKYVMPGEMGGFNTLVSVYVSGITKTPLIDADGNGRAVPELSTTLYYCAGIPSVPLVLADSSGDIAVVYLGNETDHKTAESVARNITVSWGMAAAFSTWPVRKHEITKYLVAGSISRAKKIGEILRRFGGKSIEELSKKLSIMGIKELFVGCVRDINSKTEKGFDCGIVSIEGKDKYSGLTMNILFKNENILAQIDGKHVAMVPDLISFIDAETGEVLTNAEITSNQKIVVYGMPAPKKWKQKPSGFESWKHILQDFGYSGEYLSLD; encoded by the coding sequence GTGAGAATTCTGCACAAAGAAGATCTTGAAGTAATTGTAAATGGCGCTGCTTTTTTAGGCGCAGGAGGAGGTGGGCCAGTAGGCGTTGGTAGGTACCTTATAGAGAGAATAGAAAAGGAAACTGGTAGCATAGAGATAGAGCTAATAACTACCGATGAGATGAGTGATTATGAGTTTGCGGTGATGGTTGCAGGTATAGGGTCGCCAAAAATCATTAAAGAAAAAGGATTTGGTTGCGAGGCACTTTATGCGTATGAGTTTATAAGGAAAATATGTGCCATATCTGGGATGAAAGTGAAATACGTAATGCCTGGAGAAATGGGAGGATTTAATACGCTTGTATCTGTTTACGTTAGTGGAATCACAAAAACTCCTTTAATAGATGCAGATGGCAACGGAAGAGCTGTCCCAGAGTTATCCACCACATTATATTATTGTGCAGGCATTCCCTCCGTCCCTTTAGTATTAGCTGATTCATCAGGAGATATAGCTGTGGTATATCTTGGCAATGAAACAGATCATAAAACCGCGGAAAGTGTAGCAAGAAACATCACAGTGTCGTGGGGTATGGCAGCTGCTTTTTCTACATGGCCAGTACGCAAGCATGAAATCACTAAATATCTAGTTGCTGGATCAATTAGCCGAGCTAAAAAGATTGGAGAAATCCTCAGAAGATTTGGCGGTAAGTCAATAGAAGAGCTTTCTAAAAAACTATCTATCATGGGTATTAAGGAACTGTTCGTAGGATGTGTTCGCGATATAAATTCTAAGACCGAAAAAGGATTTGATTGTGGCATTGTCTCAATAGAAGGGAAAGATAAATATAGCGGATTAACAATGAATATTTTGTTCAAAAATGAAAACATCTTAGCACAAATTGATGGTAAGCACGTGGCTATGGTACCTGATTTGATAAGTTTTATAGATGCCGAGACTGGCGAAGTTCTTACTAATGCCGAAATAACAAGTAATCAGAAAATAGTTGTCTATGGAATGCCTGCTCCCAAAAAATGGAAGCAAAAACCTTCTGGCTTTGAATCCTGGAAACATATTCTGCAAGATTTTGGTTATTCGGGAGAATATTTATCTCTTGATTAG
- a CDS encoding NfeD family protein encodes MEPYLFWLILGVIFVVGEIFTPSFFLFWFGIGAFVASAVSVSFGTLAQIMVFILVSGLLVILTRPLTKKLTKQEPRKIHIDEIIGQIATVIETIDNKQGKGLVKINGDLWRAYSKDEQVINEGEKVKIIKVEGSHVIVEKTGGE; translated from the coding sequence GTGGAACCTTATCTCTTCTGGCTAATTCTGGGAGTAATTTTTGTGGTTGGTGAAATATTCACTCCATCTTTTTTTCTTTTCTGGTTTGGGATAGGCGCTTTCGTTGCATCCGCCGTTAGTGTGAGTTTTGGTACACTGGCTCAGATTATGGTATTCATCCTGGTATCTGGATTGCTTGTTATTCTCACAAGACCTCTGACAAAGAAATTAACAAAACAAGAACCTCGTAAGATACACATAGATGAGATAATAGGTCAGATAGCTACAGTAATTGAAACCATAGACAATAAGCAGGGAAAAGGTCTGGTTAAGATTAATGGGGACCTCTGGCGAGCATATTCAAAAGACGAGCAAGTAATAAATGAGGGAGAAAAAGTAAAAATAATCAAAGTAGAAGGTTCGCATGTTATCGTTGAAAAGACAGGAGGTGAGTAA
- a CDS encoding DUF4911 domain-containing protein — MEYDVYLRIKSEDVHKLGYILEVEDNFVNMRKYENGLLRILVPADMLQELLEFLETVRKHVDFEVVECRENDGRI, encoded by the coding sequence ATGGAATATGATGTTTACCTGAGAATAAAAAGCGAAGATGTTCATAAACTTGGTTATATTCTCGAAGTAGAAGACAATTTTGTGAATATGAGAAAATATGAAAATGGGCTTTTGAGAATACTTGTTCCTGCTGATATGCTTCAGGAACTTCTTGAGTTTCTCGAAACGGTAAGAAAGCATGTAGATTTCGAGGTAGTGGAGTGTAGAGAAAACGATGGGCGTATTTAA
- a CDS encoding M20 metallopeptidase family protein produces the protein MISQEVLSYKDELIQLRRDFHMYPEVGFELHRTSQKVAEYLESVGLEVKRNVAQTGVVALLKGAKPGKTIILRADMDALTLQELNNVPYKSKIDGVMHACGHDGHTAMLLVAAKILKAHQSELSGNVKFVFQPSEEKFPPGGALPMIEEGVLKNPDVDYAFGVHLWSQLDCGKIGIRSGALMAAADEFQIILKGKGGHGAQPHYCKDPVIAAAELVMALQTIVSRKIDPFESVVVTVGKVQAGSAFNIIPETAILQGTVRTLSENSRNLVKESIKRITQGVCMAHELDFEIDHKDGTAVLVNDEKLTDYVRKIAEGIFGKENVVEVPPTMGGEDMSFFLKEVPGVFYFIGASNSQKGLERSHHSPYFDIDEDSLLVGTQMHVSLVLSMLGGKNDCISKGC, from the coding sequence GTGATAAGCCAGGAAGTTTTATCTTATAAAGACGAGTTGATTCAACTGAGGAGAGATTTTCACATGTACCCTGAGGTTGGTTTTGAATTGCACCGAACTTCGCAAAAGGTAGCAGAGTATCTTGAATCAGTAGGATTAGAAGTTAAAAGAAATGTGGCTCAAACAGGCGTTGTTGCATTGCTCAAAGGTGCAAAACCTGGTAAAACAATTATTTTGAGGGCAGATATGGATGCACTCACATTACAAGAGCTGAATAATGTTCCTTATAAATCAAAGATCGATGGTGTAATGCATGCTTGCGGGCACGATGGCCATACAGCCATGTTACTTGTTGCGGCAAAAATATTGAAAGCCCATCAATCTGAACTCAGCGGAAATGTGAAATTCGTTTTTCAGCCTTCAGAAGAAAAATTCCCGCCAGGTGGGGCTTTACCAATGATAGAGGAAGGTGTTTTGAAAAATCCAGATGTCGATTATGCTTTTGGTGTGCATCTCTGGTCACAGCTTGATTGTGGAAAGATTGGTATCAGAAGTGGTGCACTCATGGCCGCCGCAGATGAATTTCAGATTATTCTCAAAGGTAAGGGCGGTCATGGTGCTCAACCACATTACTGCAAAGACCCAGTAATTGCGGCTGCCGAGCTTGTAATGGCTCTTCAGACCATTGTTAGTAGAAAAATAGATCCGTTTGAGAGTGTTGTTGTCACAGTTGGAAAGGTTCAAGCAGGAAGTGCATTCAATATCATACCTGAAACGGCCATTTTGCAGGGAACTGTTAGAACGTTGAGCGAGAATAGTCGAAATTTGGTAAAAGAAAGTATAAAAAGAATTACACAGGGTGTGTGTATGGCTCACGAGTTAGATTTTGAAATAGACCATAAAGATGGCACAGCTGTTCTCGTGAACGATGAAAAATTAACAGATTATGTTCGAAAAATTGCTGAAGGTATTTTTGGCAAAGAAAATGTCGTTGAGGTACCTCCAACTATGGGTGGAGAAGATATGTCGTTCTTTTTGAAAGAAGTACCGGGTGTTTTTTATTTCATAGGTGCGTCAAACTCGCAAAAAGGTCTGGAAAGATCTCACCATTCACCGTACTTTGATATTGATGAAGATTCCTTGCTTGTTGGTACACAGATGCATGTAAGTTTAGTTTTGAGTATGCTTGGAGGAAAAAATGATTGTATTTCAAAAGGTTGTTGA
- the pduL gene encoding phosphate propanoyltransferase, with protein sequence MDKKQPGIVVGVSNRHVHLSKEDIEILFGKGYELKPVKDLGQPGQYAADEKVIIVGPKGAIEQVRVLGPARNNTQIEISRTDAFKLGLNPPVRDSGDIENTPGIVIVGPKGTVIKDKGVILAKRHIHMHPKDAQHYGVKDKDIVKVVCEKEGRRLIFDDVLVRVSEKFALEFHVDTDEANAALLKNGDLVWIIE encoded by the coding sequence GTGGATAAAAAACAACCTGGTATTGTTGTTGGCGTCAGCAACAGGCATGTTCATCTTTCTAAGGAAGATATAGAAATACTTTTTGGAAAAGGCTATGAATTGAAACCTGTGAAAGATCTGGGGCAACCTGGACAATATGCGGCAGATGAGAAGGTAATAATAGTAGGTCCCAAAGGCGCTATCGAACAAGTAAGAGTACTCGGACCAGCAAGAAACAACACACAGATAGAAATTTCAAGAACAGATGCTTTCAAGCTTGGGCTGAATCCTCCTGTGAGAGATTCAGGGGATATAGAAAACACGCCGGGTATAGTCATAGTAGGTCCCAAGGGAACGGTTATAAAAGACAAAGGAGTAATTTTAGCCAAGAGGCACATTCACATGCATCCAAAAGATGCTCAACACTATGGAGTTAAAGATAAAGATATTGTAAAAGTGGTCTGTGAAAAAGAGGGACGCAGACTCATATTCGATGATGTCCTGGTTAGAGTCAGTGAAAAATTCGCTCTTGAGTTCCACGTCGATACAGATGAAGCGAATGCCGCTTTGTTAAAAAACGGTGATCTGGTGTGGATAATAGAATAA
- a CDS encoding ubiquitin family protein gives MDNRITVNYQGRTYKFEGSIKVIDILKKLGLNSEEHVVLVNGEIYTEDRMVKIDSNVEIHRVTSAG, from the coding sequence GTGGATAATAGAATAACAGTTAATTATCAGGGAAGAACATACAAATTTGAAGGGTCTATAAAGGTAATAGATATTCTAAAAAAATTGGGTTTAAACAGCGAAGAGCACGTTGTTCTTGTAAACGGCGAAATATATACAGAAGATAGAATGGTAAAAATAGATTCAAATGTGGAAATACACCGAGTTACATCAGCAGGTTAA
- a CDS encoding YdcF family protein, producing MIVFQKVVEAFLLPPGFFVTLFLLIGILQFKKSRNTAIFMIFLALCFYFFSSGLGALTLVLPLERSYEISIPKKIDAVVVLGGGIVKTPNGYQPSQSSIVRLLEGVRIAKDFDSFLIISGGMLPLLNQPPEAVVMRDLAISLGFPAEAIIIEPDAKTTFENAIFTSQICREKGFQNVVVVTSAIHMKRAIYSFSKARFTVHPCPTGYLYNHSKLGWSDYLPNRDALTANLWAIHEIIGILWYRFK from the coding sequence ATGATTGTATTTCAAAAGGTTGTTGAAGCTTTTCTTCTTCCTCCAGGTTTTTTCGTGACATTGTTTCTATTAATAGGCATTTTGCAGTTTAAAAAAAGTAGAAACACGGCGATTTTTATGATTTTTCTTGCGCTTTGTTTCTACTTTTTTTCCAGTGGTCTTGGTGCTCTAACACTTGTTTTACCTCTTGAAAGATCTTATGAAATTTCTATCCCGAAAAAGATTGATGCTGTTGTTGTTCTTGGTGGAGGTATTGTTAAGACTCCTAATGGTTATCAGCCATCACAAAGTTCTATAGTAAGATTGCTCGAAGGCGTCCGGATAGCAAAGGACTTTGATTCTTTTCTGATAATATCTGGAGGAATGTTACCATTGCTGAATCAACCTCCAGAGGCAGTAGTCATGAGAGATTTAGCCATATCGTTAGGTTTTCCGGCAGAGGCGATAATAATCGAGCCAGATGCAAAAACAACCTTTGAAAATGCGATTTTTACATCGCAAATCTGCAGAGAGAAAGGTTTTCAAAACGTGGTTGTCGTAACATCAGCAATTCACATGAAGCGTGCCATTTATTCATTTTCTAAGGCCAGATTCACAGTTCATCCATGCCCAACAGGCTATCTTTACAATCACTCCAAGCTCGGTTGGTCTGATTATTTACCAAATAGAGATGCTTTAACAGCAAACCTGTGGGCAATTCATGAAATAATAGGTATTCTCTGGTACAGGTTCAAATGA
- the yqeH gene encoding ribosome biogenesis GTPase YqeH → MKCRGCGAQIQHENQRKPGYVPLEVFQKRRAEGKDILCQRCFRMRHYGKLESVKITNDFVKKLSKLVRKFEVVVWVLDISDFEGSYDPLLAEILKDLNKIIVVNKIDLLPKAVTIREIKSWVEERLKGQRFRDVYLTSAAKNYGTRSLLRALSLYENVIFIGMTNVGKSSIFQKLTGVDVNVTPFPGTTLDLIKATVKNTDIFDTPGIFSNRRIIDFLEPGSQKKISQKSLSRMTFKPQKGQTIFIGGLCRLDFSFDTELPPIFQIFASESVKFHVTGTSKADNLHVKQYGRLLVPPFKPKELSMDSLNWKEEEFELNTGEELAIAGLGWLSVRRGPFKAKVKTINDVIVKKRKALVNPYRGGMRGG, encoded by the coding sequence ATGAAATGTAGAGGATGTGGAGCTCAGATACAGCATGAAAATCAAAGAAAACCTGGCTATGTACCCTTAGAAGTTTTTCAGAAAAGAAGAGCAGAGGGGAAAGATATTCTTTGCCAGAGATGCTTCAGAATGAGGCATTATGGAAAGCTTGAATCAGTAAAGATTACAAATGATTTTGTCAAAAAGTTGTCAAAGCTTGTTCGAAAATTTGAAGTTGTTGTCTGGGTCTTGGATATAAGCGATTTTGAAGGAAGTTATGATCCATTGCTTGCAGAAATTTTGAAAGATCTGAATAAAATAATTGTTGTGAACAAGATAGATCTTCTTCCAAAAGCTGTCACGATTCGTGAGATCAAATCCTGGGTTGAAGAAAGGCTGAAAGGGCAAAGGTTCAGGGACGTATATCTGACGAGCGCAGCGAAAAATTATGGAACGAGATCTCTTCTAAGGGCACTCTCGCTTTATGAAAATGTGATTTTCATTGGTATGACTAATGTTGGAAAATCTTCTATTTTTCAGAAATTAACCGGTGTCGATGTTAATGTTACACCTTTTCCGGGTACCACACTTGATTTGATAAAAGCAACTGTGAAAAATACGGATATCTTTGACACACCAGGGATATTTTCAAATCGCAGGATAATAGATTTTCTGGAACCTGGATCTCAGAAAAAGATTTCTCAGAAATCCCTGAGTAGAATGACTTTTAAGCCTCAAAAAGGTCAAACAATATTTATTGGAGGTCTGTGCAGGTTAGATTTCTCTTTTGATACAGAGCTGCCACCAATTTTTCAAATATTTGCAAGTGAGTCTGTAAAATTTCATGTTACCGGTACTTCGAAAGCAGATAATCTGCACGTTAAGCAATATGGCAGATTGCTTGTGCCGCCTTTTAAACCAAAAGAGCTTTCAATGGATTCATTAAATTGGAAAGAAGAGGAATTTGAGTTAAATACAGGAGAAGAGCTTGCTATAGCTGGTCTTGGATGGTTAAGTGTAAGAAGAGGCCCATTTAAGGCAAAAGTTAAAACTATCAACGATGTAATTGTTAAAAAAAGAAAAGCACTTGTTAATCCTTACAGAGGAGGTATGAGAGGTGGATAA
- a CDS encoding carbohydrate ABC transporter permease produces MKRKWLPYIFLIPTYVIIVLFIYIPAADSFYSSFMKISVFGNRKMFVGLQNYLNLFQDPDYILAVRFTLIYTAATVLVSIFLSFFFALLLDQKVPGSRIYRTLIFAPYAVSHAVAGALWGFLLNSVVGHVNYLTRTLFGIQAQWLTTKPFAAYSLIIASIWKTLPFNIIFYLAALQNISSEVIEASIIDGTNSWTRTWKIIFPLVSPITFYLVIMSIISSMFQSFAIIDVMTKGGPGGYTTNMIYKLFMDGFRFQKTGLASAENVILFFIMIVVTVIYFSAAQKRVHYQ; encoded by the coding sequence GTGAAAAGAAAATGGCTGCCGTATATTTTTTTAATTCCAACCTACGTTATCATCGTCCTGTTCATATATATCCCTGCTGCTGATTCATTTTACTCGAGTTTTATGAAAATATCTGTATTTGGAAACAGAAAAATGTTTGTTGGATTGCAAAATTACCTAAATCTTTTTCAGGACCCTGATTATATTTTGGCGGTAAGATTCACTTTAATATACACCGCTGCTACTGTTCTGGTATCTATTTTTTTATCGTTCTTTTTTGCGTTGTTGTTAGATCAAAAAGTTCCTGGCTCGAGAATATACAGAACACTTATTTTTGCACCATACGCTGTTTCACATGCTGTTGCAGGAGCCCTCTGGGGTTTTCTGTTGAATTCTGTGGTTGGGCATGTCAATTACCTGACAAGAACACTGTTTGGAATACAGGCCCAATGGTTAACAACCAAACCATTCGCTGCATATTCATTGATAATAGCTTCCATCTGGAAAACATTACCGTTCAACATTATTTTCTACTTAGCAGCACTTCAAAATATTTCGTCCGAGGTAATTGAAGCCAGCATAATCGATGGTACAAATTCCTGGACGAGAACCTGGAAGATTATATTTCCGCTTGTTTCGCCGATAACTTTCTATCTTGTCATCATGAGCATAATATCTTCTATGTTTCAATCTTTCGCAATCATAGATGTGATGACAAAAGGTGGTCCAGGTGGTTATACAACCAATATGATATACAAGCTCTTCATGGATGGATTCAGATTTCAGAAAACTGGCTTAGCTTCTGCAGAAAATGTCATACTCTTTTTTATAATGATCGTGGTAACGGTGATTTATTTTTCTGCCGCGCAGAAGAGAGTTCATTACCAATAG